The following are encoded in a window of Colletotrichum lupini chromosome 3, complete sequence genomic DNA:
- a CDS encoding streptomycin biosynthesis protein StrI translates to MPSLISLVGNPLLFTQRRKPKAAGNATNCFSCPHEQSCDWSAKKLYLEKLYDKGERDWPICVVVPDIEDITATLGTDHGRAVLEEVLSTDYDASTPRDIIESKQWYGRCVWESDNDVLDDQIVTLTWDDDSGAVGNEEFPDRGPKTAIFHMAAFTEAQSKRRGKISGTHGEMQYDSNEIRVYTFDRFRDPGAAKVFIPPTASGGHEGGDGGLMNNFSRAVEAVINGELSVEQAQARHVGCTLKEAFMSHAMVFAAEEARLGRKIVDWQDWWAKLEKNLLGR, encoded by the coding sequence ATGCCCAGCCTGATTTCCTTAGTTGGCAACCCATTACTCTTTACCCAGCGTCGAAAGCCCAAGGCAGCGGGAAACGCCACGAACTGCTTCTCTTGTCCTCACGAGCAGAGCTGTGATTGGAGTGCCAAGAAACTGTACCTCGAAAAGCTCTATGACAAGGGAGAACGAGATTGGCCTATTTGTGTTGTTGTTCCTGACATAGAAGATATCACTGCTACATTGGGGACAGATCATGGACGTGCCGTCTTGGAAGAGGTTCTCTCTACAGACTACGACGCCTCTACACCAAGGGACATCATCGAGTCCAAACAGTGGTACGGTCGTTGTGTCTGGGAGTCAGATAATGATGTTCTTGACGATCAAATTGTCACTCTGACCTGGGATGACGACTCAGGCGCTGTGGGCAACGAGGAATTCCCCGACCGCGGTCCGAAGACGGCGATTTTCCATATGGCGGCGTTCACCGAAGCCCAGTCCAAGCGGCGAGGCAAGATCTCGGGCACCCATGGAGAGATGCAGTACGACAGTAACGAGATCCGAGTCTATACCTTTGATCGATTTCGGGACCCGGGGGCAGCCAAAGTCTTCATCCCGCCAACAGCTTCTGGCGGTCATGAAGGTGGCGATGGCGGTCTGATGAACAACTTCTCTCGGGCTGTGGAGGCTGTCATTAATGGTGAGCTCAGCGTGGAGCAGGCGCAAGCGAGACATGTTGGCTGTACGTTGAAGGAAGCATTCATGAGCCATGCCATGGTCTTTGCTGCGGAAGAAGCCCGACTCGGAAGAAAGATTGTGGATTGGCAAGATTGGTGGGCAAAATTGGAAAAGAATCTCCTTGGCCGGTGA
- a CDS encoding GEgh16 protein codes for MEKDGSRLCFNFSPLRLRYNPSWPIFKSLKRGCSPVFVWTPSSTSAHNRCIPGRHDGMAWLARTQTLGDTAMPPRRRLGLGPCLRMGDLETSAQPPRVSINPLPTPQRRSSEPRRGSVLARGPSPALPSLPRTFEETRAGRAASVALMPMWSILGGSSTPSYPRSCRFFSPTWLSLLPIGSTPAEQRLHKHALIFSNKPHRPSSHPQRFPVLFPFGSLAHTFLEFDLFLVFPSLLFLFTLPAAMSSPMMRALAAAAMLAMAQAQGVILAAQGPNGPASPGLLVDANKADANIINQKEIVDNVVNECGRTILAGNIDIGETTEAQLGNNTVTKVTKGSNVDVTIAQVSADGAGPYSCDLDLTSNANGATGQTKLQVQEAGAQSGQIKLKVTMPDDLACVGASTGDVCTVRCFNDNAKGPFGGCFAVQQTDTKPKQNTPANIPTAQTLDGVLKQVQQNIVDLPAAVKSNQEAKTQDDQGVTAIKELLGNNATQQAAGPAGSGANTGNNNNNNGNNNGNNNNGNANAGNGNGRQKGKGNRNGNNNANNGGAAAGGNNANAGNNNANAGNNNANAGNNNANAGNNNANAGNTNANTGNTNANTGNNGGNGRTRGKNNNGGANTNAQNGGNNGNANANANANGNNNALPLATVGKGNGNRQNQQNGNNNKRDETPDAVLRTRWARRNLRRRAA; via the exons aTGGAGAAGGACGGATCCAGACTGTGCTTCAACTTTTCTCCATTGCGACTG CGTTATAACCCATCATGGCCCATCTTCAAAAGCCTGAAACGCGGTTGCAGCCCCGTCTTCGTCTGGACTCCCAGCTCAACATCTGCCCATAATCGATGCATCCCCGGCCGACATGACGGGATG GCGTGGCTAGCAAGGACGCAGACATTGGGCGACACAGCCATGCCCCCACGGAGAAGACTCGGTCTTGGTCCTTGTCTTCGAATGGGCGACCTCGAGACTTCAGCGCAGCCTCCAAGAGTCTCCATTAACCCCCTTCCAACTCCACAGAG AAGATCGTCGGAGCCGCGGAGGGGATCTGTGCTAGCCCGGGGTCCCTCGCCTGCCTTACCCAGCCTGCCCAGAACCTTTGAGGAAACACGGGCAGGAAGAGCCGCA TCTGTTGCTCTCATGCCCATGTGGTCCATTCTGGGGGGCTCTTCCACTCCCTCCTACCCCCGGTCCTGTCGCTTCTTCTCTCCCACCTGGCTCTCACTCTTGCCCATCGGCTCAACACCAGCTGAGCAGCGCTTGCACAAACATGCTCTCATCTTTTCCAACAAGCCCCATCGCCCATCCTCCCATCCTCAAC GATTCCCTGTGCTCTTCCCGTTTGGATCGCTCGCTCACACTTTCCTTGAGTTCGATCTCTTCTTGGTTTTTCCTTCCCTTCTCTTCCTTTTCACACTCCCAGCCG CCATGTCTTCTCCCATGATGAGAGCGTTGGCCGCTGCCGCCATGTTGGCGATGGCCCAGGCCCAAGGTGTCATTCTTGCCGCGCAAGGCCCCAACGGCCCTGCTAGTCCAGGTCTTCTAG TCGATGCAAACAAGGCAGATGCAAACATCATCAACCAGAAGGAGATTGTGGACAATGTCGTCAACGAGTGCGGCCGAACCATCCTCGCGGGCAACATCGATATCGGCGAGACCACAGAGGCTCAGCTGGGCAACAACACCGTCACGAAGGTCACAAAGGGGTCTAACGTCGACGTCACCATCGCCCAAGTCAGCGCGGACGGCGCCGGACCGTACAGCTGCGATCTTGACTTGACTAGCAACGCCAACGGTGCCACGGGTCAGACGAAGCTTCAGGTGCAAGAGGCAGGAGCCCAGAGCGGACAGATCAAGCTCAAGGTCACGATGCCAGATGACTTGGCTTGCGTAGGAG CCTCCACCGGTGATGTCTGCACCGTCCGCTGCTTCAACGATAACGCAAAGGGTCCCTTTGGCGGCTGCTTCGCTGTTCAGCAGACGGACACGAAGCCCAAGCAGAACACCCCTGCCAACATTCCCACCGCCCAGACCCTTGACGGTGTCCTGAAGCAGGTCCAGCAGAACATTGTCGACCTCCCTGCCGCCGTCAAGTCGAACCAGGAAGCCAAGACTCAGGACGATCAGGGTGTTACCGCCATCAAGGAGCTCCTCGGCAACAATGCCACTCAGCAGGCTGCCGGCCCTGCCGGCTCCGGCGCCAACACTGGCAACAACAATAACAACAACGGAAACAACAACGGAAACAACAACAATGGCAATGCTAACGCCGGCAATGGTAACGGAAGACAGAAGGGCAAGGGCAACCGCAATGGCAACAACAACGCCAACAACGGCGGTGCTGCGGCCGGCGGCAACAACGCCAACGCTGGCAACAACAACGCCAACGCTGGCAACAACAACGCCAACGCTGGCAACAACAACGCCAACGCTGGCAACAACAACGCCAACGCCGGAAACACCAATGCCAATACCGGAAACACCAATGCCAACACGGGCAACAACGGAGGCAACGGACGGACCCGGGGCAAGAACAACAACGGCGGTGCCAACACCAACGCCCAGAACGGCGGCAACAATGGTAATGCCAATGCCAATGCCAATGCCAACGGAAACAACAACGCACTGCCTCTGGCAACTGTTGGAAAGGGCAACGGTAACCGCCAGAACCAGCAGAACGGCAACAACAACAAGCGTGACGAAACACCAGATGCCGTGCTCCGCACGCGCTGGGCCAGGAGGAACCTTCGCCGCCGCGCCGCCTAA
- a CDS encoding beta-lactamase, with amino-acid sequence MAETHGTCEAKFQGVRDKFSELLGSGVELGACLTVTIDGEDVVNLWGGYADANRTRPWKEDTIVNVFSTTKTICALAGLILINEGEISPYDKVSKYWPEFAANGKENVEVRHLLSHSSGVAAFEDPITLQEMSDSYEEVISRLEKQPARWEPGTKSGYHAWTYGYLIGELVRRKTGLTLTEFVSQRIAGPLGADMQIGAKEKDWPRVAELIPPPAPPAHIMPEQDEDPDSLKHKMLHPFPDPSFANTEPWKKAEIAAANGHGNSKALATIWSRYLTIGDESKRLLSQKTIDLIYNEQTYGPDLCMGFPVRYGIGMGLRGNGNTPVDSWFPEGKICFWGGWGGSMLINDLDRRITIAYAMNKMSLGSAGNEAVYAYVAEIYKALAVPVGTSNAQA; translated from the coding sequence ATGGCCGAGACACACGGAACATGTGAGGCCAAGTTCCAGGGTGTTCGCGATAAGTTCAGTGAACTCTTGGGATCTGGAGTCGAGCTGGGTGCATGTCTCACTGTCACCATCGACGGCGAGGACGTCGTTAACTTGTGGGGAGGTTACGCTGACGCCAATCGCACCCGCCCCTGGAAGGAGGACACCATCGTAAACGTTTTCTCCACAACAAAAACCATTTGCGCGCTCGCAGGCCTCATTCTCATCAACGAGGGCGAGATTTCGCCCTATGACAAAGTCTCAAAATACTGGCCCGAGTTCGCAGCCAACGGCAAGGAGAATGTCGAGGTCCGCCATCTTCTGTCCCACAGCTCGGGTGTGGCGGCGTTCGAAGACCCCATTACCCTCCAAGAGATGTCCGACTCATATGAGGAGGTCATTTCCAGGCTCGAAAAGCAGCCGGCCCGCTGGGAGCCCGGAACGAAGTCTGGATATCACGCCTGGACCTACGGCTACTTGATCGGAGAGCTGGTGCGCCGAAAGACGGGACTGACTCTCACGGAGTTCGTCTCTCAAAGGATCGCAGGGCCCCTTGGTGCCGATATGCAAATCGGAGCAAAGGAGAAAGATTGGCCTCGCGTTGCAGAGCTGATTCCCCCGCCGGCCCCTCCAGCCCACATTATGCCTGAACAAGACGAGGACCCCGACTCTCTGAAGCACAAGATGCTCCATCCGTTCCCGGATCCTAGCTTCGCAAACACTGAGCCGTGGAAGAAGGCTGAGATTGCCGCAGCAAACGGCCACGGCAACAGCAAGGCTTTGGCAACGATTTGGTCCAGGTACCTTACGATTGGTGATGAGAGTAAGAGACTTTTGTCTCAGAAGACGATCGACCTTATCTACAACGAGCAGACGTACGGTCCCGATCTGTGCATGGGATTCCCCGTTCGCTACGGAATCGGCATGGGTCTCAGGGGCAATGGCAACACGCCGGTGGACTCTTGGTTCCCAGAAGGGAAGATCTGCTTCTGGGGCGGCTGGGGTGGATCGATGCTCATCAATGATCTTGATCGTCGAATCACCATTGCCTACGCGATGAACAAGATGTCGCTTGGTTCTGCAGGCAACGAGGCTGTTTATGCCTACGTTGCTGAGATTTACAAGGCACTGGCCGTTCCCGTAGGAACTTCTAACGCTCAAGCCTAA